The proteins below come from a single Verrucomicrobiota bacterium genomic window:
- a CDS encoding type II secretion system protein — translation MKRERYGFTLIELLVVIAIIGILASIMLPVLASARTRAKINTCKVNMLQFSRDIDMYKINWDQAYPSYLSNLLRSKDTNLPTPKNYICPLDWTDGKDGGVPDKVKNTNTLFLKDAQYDETDDTELNTDYKDWRNQRVKRCSYLYEFCAAICSWDPESPQRPWYVVKEEQMKKGADGKYAGGHVPIVRCFWHGKQQKDGTGYIKDKQVLNVAVTDRNVFNSSAKWEDDL, via the coding sequence ATGAAACGAGAGCGATATGGCTTCACATTGATCGAACTGCTGGTGGTGATCGCCATCATCGGCATCCTGGCCAGTATCATGCTCCCGGTGCTGGCGAGCGCGCGCACGCGGGCCAAGATCAACACGTGCAAGGTCAACATGCTCCAGTTCTCCAGGGACATCGACATGTACAAGATCAACTGGGACCAAGCCTACCCGAGCTACCTGTCCAACCTGCTCCGCAGCAAGGATACCAATCTGCCGACACCGAAGAACTACATCTGCCCGCTTGATTGGACCGACGGCAAGGACGGCGGTGTGCCGGACAAGGTGAAGAACACCAACACACTTTTCCTGAAAGACGCGCAATACGACGAGACCGACGACACGGAGTTGAACACGGACTACAAGGACTGGCGCAACCAGCGCGTGAAGCGGTGCAGCTACCTGTACGAGTTCTGCGCGGCCATCTGTAGTTGGGATCCGGAAAGCCCGCAGAGGCCCTGGTACGTGGTGAAGGAAGAGCAGATGAAGAAGGGCGCCGACGGCAAGTACGCCGGCGGCCACGTGCCCATAGTCCGCTGCTTCTGGCACGGCAAGCAGCAGAAGGACGGCACCGGCTATATCAAGGACAAGCAAGTGCTCAACGTTGCCGTCACGGATCGAAACGTGTTCAATAGCAGCGCAAAGTGGGAGGATGATCTGTAG
- a CDS encoding RluA family pseudouridine synthase encodes MDARDLEILYEDNHLLAVYKPAGVLSQGDETGDPTLLDAAKAWLKDKYAKPGKVFLGLVHRLDRPVAGVLLFARTSKAAARLSAEFREGRVEKVYRAVVEGTPKPPEQTLTGLMLKDEEARRSHLVKAGTPGAREVELHYRMLGTAKSISLLEITPRTGRSHQIRAQLAGIGYPILGDVKYGASAPLPSGAIALYARAISFRHPTRNETVEIAAGPPPDWPWPPTDPGRGCSEKGR; translated from the coding sequence ATGGATGCGCGTGATCTCGAGATCCTGTACGAGGATAACCACTTGCTCGCGGTCTATAAACCGGCCGGCGTGCTTTCGCAAGGCGACGAGACGGGCGACCCGACGCTGCTCGACGCCGCCAAGGCTTGGCTCAAGGACAAGTACGCCAAGCCGGGCAAGGTCTTCCTCGGCCTGGTCCACCGGCTCGACCGTCCTGTGGCCGGCGTGCTGCTGTTCGCGCGAACCTCGAAGGCGGCTGCACGGCTCTCGGCCGAGTTCCGCGAAGGCCGTGTCGAGAAGGTCTACCGTGCCGTCGTCGAGGGCACGCCGAAGCCTCCCGAGCAGACACTCACCGGCCTCATGCTCAAGGACGAGGAGGCGAGGCGGTCGCACTTGGTCAAGGCGGGCACGCCGGGCGCGCGCGAGGTAGAGCTTCACTACCGCATGCTGGGGACGGCGAAGAGCATCAGCCTGCTCGAGATCACGCCGAGAACCGGCCGCAGCCACCAGATCCGCGCGCAACTGGCCGGCATTGGTTATCCGATTCTCGGCGACGTCAAGTACGGTGCCTCTGCGCCGCTTCCTAGCGGCGCCATCGCCCTCTACGCACGCGCGATCAGCTTCAGGCACCCGACGAGGAACGAGACCGTCGAAATCGCCGCCGGGCCGCCGCCCGACTGGCCGTGGCCACCGACAGATCCGGGAAGAGGCTGCTCAGAGAAGGGCCGGTGA
- a CDS encoding MBL fold metallo-hydrolase yields the protein MKIGEFDACTVSDGDFWMDGGAMFGVVPKPLWQRLMPPDERNRIRLATNCLLVRRGGDIVLVEAGLGRRFAKKHREIYGITDDVTLDTSLRAAGVEPEAVTHVVLTHLHFDHCGAATVRTDAGIVPAFPNARHIVQRREWEEALHPSAATDTSYDQSLLLPLDEAGLVDLVDGDVEIVPGIRTEIVSGHTPTHQVVHIESGGDVLVFVSDLMPTSYHVRTHYNAAYDMHTAENLLNKLAFLDRAAAGGWRLFFYHDPEVVVATVEKTANGRFAVTPLDGQ from the coding sequence ATGAAGATCGGCGAGTTCGATGCCTGCACCGTCAGCGACGGCGACTTCTGGATGGACGGCGGCGCCATGTTCGGCGTTGTGCCCAAGCCGCTCTGGCAGCGCCTCATGCCGCCCGACGAGCGGAACCGCATCCGCCTTGCGACCAACTGCCTGCTCGTCCGGCGCGGCGGCGACATCGTGCTTGTCGAGGCCGGCCTGGGCCGCAGGTTCGCGAAGAAACACCGCGAGATCTACGGCATCACGGACGACGTGACGCTGGACACGTCGCTGCGCGCCGCCGGCGTCGAGCCGGAAGCGGTCACGCACGTCGTGCTGACACACTTGCACTTCGACCACTGCGGCGCGGCCACGGTACGAACCGACGCTGGGATCGTGCCCGCTTTCCCGAACGCCCGTCACATTGTCCAGCGCCGCGAGTGGGAGGAAGCCCTCCACCCGTCGGCCGCCACAGACACCTCGTACGATCAAAGCCTGCTGCTCCCGCTCGATGAGGCAGGACTCGTGGATCTTGTTGATGGTGACGTGGAGATCGTGCCCGGCATCCGAACTGAGATCGTCTCCGGCCACACGCCCACGCACCAGGTCGTGCACATCGAATCGGGCGGTGACGTGCTGGTGTTCGTGAGCGACCTCATGCCGACCAGCTACCACGTACGCACGCACTACAACGCAGCCTACGACATGCACACGGCGGAGAACCTGCTCAACAAGCTTGCGTTTCTTGACCGCGCCGCCGCGGGCGGATGGCGCCTGTTCTTCTACCACGACCCCGAGGTCGTCGTTGCGACCGTCGAGAAGACCGCCAACGGTCGCTTTGCGGTCACACCACTCGATGGGCAGTAG
- a CDS encoding glycosyltransferase family 4 protein, with translation MATTKPTLDLAVVHLTIEGIAALGGGVCTVTRGHLAALPRVRKALAAEGIKLAPYFVETHFGPTYRNYDEAFLAKARKAIRAMGGEYYSLLNRSPNGHPVSANWPGGEDFFGTMEQIKIESAAGASIARSIARNHSATVVYCHDTFFILSPVYGTMQDNDESVQWLRVVHSTTLKHDREPVDPDKIGAEYASFYWAKRFPNVRIGTISRFISDHLVKDYAADPATIVPTGNGVDPLDRKYRVRSERDIVATIKRYNDKLAADGRERYQVPLDKKLVLSFGRPVPYKRLELTLDVMKHLPDEYHPVIVILGPYPALEAHADTLGRPASVINAFDFDYCACLSQYKNTVAVPILAFNEPFGLIPAEVRLLVRKSGGLLVVPSDGGGLAEQVTDGVDGFVVKDAAKDLKRLARCIVDMDHLSPRDRRRIRENGLKLVFSGGYTWSGRILETLGAVNADVRRVADRVLKAISDEERAAIA, from the coding sequence ATGGCCACAACGAAACCGACGCTCGACCTGGCCGTTGTCCATCTGACCATCGAAGGTATCGCCGCCCTCGGCGGCGGCGTATGCACCGTGACCCGCGGGCATCTCGCCGCGCTGCCGCGTGTGCGCAAGGCGCTCGCGGCCGAAGGGATCAAGCTGGCGCCCTACTTCGTCGAGACCCACTTCGGCCCAACCTACCGCAACTACGACGAAGCATTCCTCGCCAAGGCGCGCAAGGCGATCCGGGCGATGGGCGGCGAGTACTACTCGCTGCTCAACCGCTCGCCCAACGGCCACCCGGTCTCGGCCAACTGGCCCGGCGGCGAAGATTTCTTCGGCACGATGGAACAGATCAAGATCGAGAGCGCCGCCGGCGCCTCGATCGCCCGGTCGATCGCACGCAACCACAGCGCGACGGTCGTCTACTGCCACGACACATTCTTCATCCTGAGCCCCGTCTACGGCACGATGCAGGACAACGACGAATCGGTCCAATGGCTGCGCGTCGTGCACTCGACCACGCTCAAGCACGACCGCGAGCCGGTCGATCCCGACAAGATCGGCGCCGAGTACGCGAGCTTCTACTGGGCCAAGCGGTTTCCGAACGTGCGCATCGGCACGATCAGCCGGTTCATCAGCGACCATCTCGTCAAGGACTACGCCGCCGACCCCGCCACCATCGTGCCGACGGGCAACGGCGTCGATCCGCTCGACCGCAAGTACCGCGTCCGCAGCGAGCGCGATATCGTCGCCACCATCAAGAGATACAACGACAAGCTGGCCGCCGACGGGCGCGAGCGTTACCAGGTGCCGCTCGACAAGAAGCTCGTGCTCAGCTTCGGACGCCCCGTGCCGTACAAGCGGCTCGAGCTCACCCTCGACGTGATGAAGCACCTGCCCGACGAGTACCACCCCGTGATCGTCATCCTCGGGCCGTATCCGGCGCTCGAGGCGCACGCCGACACACTCGGCCGCCCGGCGAGCGTCATCAATGCGTTCGACTTCGACTACTGCGCCTGCCTGAGCCAGTACAAGAACACGGTCGCGGTGCCGATCCTGGCCTTCAACGAGCCGTTTGGCCTCATCCCGGCCGAGGTGCGGCTCCTCGTGCGCAAGTCGGGCGGGTTGCTAGTCGTGCCGTCCGACGGCGGCGGTTTGGCCGAGCAGGTCACCGATGGTGTCGACGGATTCGTCGTCAAAGACGCGGCGAAGGACCTCAAGCGGCTGGCGAGGTGCATCGTCGACATGGACCACCTCAGCCCGCGCGACCGGCGTCGCATCCGCGAAAACGGCCTCAAGCTCGTCTTCAGCGGCGGCTACACGTGGTCGGGCCGCATCCTCGAGACGCTCGGTGCCGTCAATGCCGACGTGCGCCGCGTGGCCGACCGTGTGCTCAAGGCGATCTCCGACGAGGAACGCGCCGCCATCGCGTAG
- a CDS encoding 6-bladed beta-propeller → MKLTTLTILIAAAVLAPLSVCATVQTEAKAPGGGMETLTLKNPEGLFFDSKDRLLVADTGNNRILVFSPQLALIGTIGQEGQGEGQFRQPADVAVDSRGRIIVADAGNNRIVVLDVNGRFVSTFGSAGKEDGQFNRPSNVTVDERDNIIVTDRFNFRLQVFDRNGTHLFTLANREGEKNAERIALEKQWAIEREPNKRPEEIEVNPKWESTDTGQFNEPGGTWYDAKAKELWLANGWNCRYERFDYDSRTGEIRRKTNEAIDGIVWGPWITRNCTGTPDGRLIGLQTAWGGLQVYSNRSRLTSLSQMDREVHGGSYGEMKDVHDLAVNSAGEIAVADSANSRIVIFNKDFTMPPSPGVDWLSADGGKITWRTGKPCPTQLVLRYGLYPERTPGRENPWTDGKDEVRLMPVSARPVIEHEAVLSGLRPAARYYYKVAIPEMKTIPGAGWSREYAITTHAREGETEYLGFTLKTLLLPNVVNVESVRADTEFPEKMSASDIERYYKAQWRQTVLFYWINSHMKYWIDHDVYVDETMYRSGDMNKGRFKDDAERERYASLPEPNHGASFDRLIGEAGNENKVYFGQMLCTCIVDWQEGGKTWAFRGSGGGTYGIEWPTPGRTDYLGGSDVAWLMCHEYKHQVESNYGVSGLDKPEDRMWFCHFSPVFPGWDQASSDDHGEHWDGIAWQLRHHKRDSYLRAMYSNVYTAVDADGDGIPDNDPRVPLDERRLGSNPQSPDTDSDGLADMDELLASTWVRAMLTDVRSRVEVDYIRPNLNSPDSDGDGLTDGIDKYPIHPYATEITKGTATVDGMLDEWTGKPQIAFSAEGVTIEVWSRWNNTNTSPEQEPDVNDALFYAVRVTGLWTNLSFVVDLKADGFYSGNDNLYVEIAPNADNGPTLRNARMHMCDLGRWPWFDDQHVYLRPDELRFASSVKDGQQVFELAVPRRDILGLYLKRGEEIGLMLYIGLPGKGPISVFEPYQIFDSTLVE, encoded by the coding sequence ATGAAGCTCACCACTCTGACTATCCTGATCGCTGCAGCCGTCCTTGCCCCGCTCTCGGTCTGCGCCACAGTGCAGACCGAAGCCAAGGCACCCGGTGGGGGCATGGAAACGCTCACGCTCAAGAACCCCGAGGGGCTGTTCTTCGACTCGAAGGACCGGCTTCTCGTGGCCGATACGGGCAACAACCGCATTCTGGTATTCTCGCCGCAGCTTGCGCTGATCGGCACGATCGGCCAAGAAGGCCAGGGTGAAGGCCAATTCCGGCAGCCGGCGGACGTGGCCGTCGATTCGAGGGGCCGCATCATCGTGGCCGACGCCGGCAACAACCGTATCGTTGTTCTCGATGTCAACGGGCGGTTCGTCAGCACGTTCGGCTCAGCCGGGAAAGAGGACGGCCAGTTCAACCGCCCGTCCAACGTCACCGTCGACGAGCGAGATAACATTATCGTCACCGACCGGTTCAACTTCCGGCTCCAGGTCTTCGACCGCAACGGCACACACCTCTTCACGCTCGCCAACCGCGAGGGCGAGAAGAACGCCGAGCGCATCGCGCTCGAGAAACAGTGGGCCATCGAGCGCGAGCCAAACAAGCGCCCCGAGGAGATCGAGGTCAACCCGAAGTGGGAGTCCACCGATACGGGCCAGTTCAACGAGCCGGGCGGCACATGGTATGACGCGAAGGCCAAGGAGCTCTGGCTCGCCAACGGCTGGAACTGCCGCTACGAGCGCTTCGACTACGATTCGCGCACGGGCGAGATCCGCCGCAAGACGAACGAGGCAATTGACGGCATCGTCTGGGGACCGTGGATCACGCGCAACTGCACCGGCACGCCCGACGGGCGTCTCATCGGCCTGCAGACAGCGTGGGGCGGGCTCCAGGTCTACAGCAACCGGAGCCGGCTCACGTCGCTCTCGCAGATGGACCGCGAGGTGCACGGCGGCTCGTACGGCGAGATGAAGGACGTCCACGACCTCGCCGTCAACTCGGCGGGCGAGATTGCCGTGGCCGATTCCGCCAACAGCCGCATCGTGATCTTCAACAAGGACTTCACGATGCCGCCCAGCCCGGGTGTGGACTGGCTGTCGGCCGACGGCGGCAAGATCACGTGGCGCACGGGCAAGCCGTGCCCGACCCAGCTCGTGCTGCGCTACGGCTTGTATCCCGAGCGCACGCCGGGCCGCGAGAACCCGTGGACCGACGGCAAGGACGAAGTCAGGCTGATGCCCGTCAGCGCGCGCCCCGTCATCGAGCACGAGGCGGTGCTGAGCGGGCTCCGGCCGGCGGCGCGCTACTACTACAAGGTCGCTATCCCCGAAATGAAGACGATCCCCGGCGCCGGCTGGTCGCGCGAGTATGCGATCACCACGCACGCCAGGGAGGGCGAGACGGAGTACCTCGGGTTCACGCTCAAGACGCTGCTGCTGCCCAACGTCGTCAATGTCGAGTCGGTCCGGGCCGACACCGAGTTCCCCGAGAAGATGAGCGCGTCGGACATCGAACGCTACTACAAGGCGCAGTGGCGTCAGACCGTGCTCTTCTACTGGATCAACTCGCACATGAAGTACTGGATCGACCATGACGTGTACGTTGACGAGACGATGTACCGATCGGGCGACATGAACAAGGGCCGGTTCAAGGACGATGCCGAGCGCGAACGGTACGCCTCGCTGCCCGAGCCGAACCATGGGGCCTCGTTTGACCGCCTGATCGGCGAGGCCGGCAATGAGAACAAGGTCTACTTCGGCCAGATGCTCTGCACGTGCATCGTGGACTGGCAAGAAGGAGGCAAGACGTGGGCCTTCCGCGGCTCGGGCGGAGGCACCTACGGCATCGAGTGGCCGACGCCCGGCCGCACCGATTACCTCGGCGGCAGCGACGTCGCCTGGCTCATGTGCCACGAGTACAAGCACCAGGTCGAATCGAACTACGGCGTGAGCGGGCTCGACAAGCCGGAGGACCGGATGTGGTTCTGCCATTTCTCGCCCGTCTTTCCCGGCTGGGATCAGGCGTCCTCCGACGACCACGGCGAGCACTGGGACGGCATTGCCTGGCAACTGCGCCATCACAAACGGGACTCGTACCTGCGCGCCATGTACAGCAACGTCTACACCGCTGTTGACGCCGACGGCGACGGTATCCCGGACAACGATCCCCGCGTCCCGCTCGACGAGAGACGCCTCGGCTCGAACCCCCAGAGCCCGGACACAGACAGCGACGGGCTGGCGGACATGGACGAGCTGCTCGCCAGCACGTGGGTACGCGCCATGCTGACCGACGTACGCAGCCGCGTCGAGGTCGACTACATCCGCCCGAACCTCAACAGCCCCGACAGCGACGGTGACGGGCTCACCGACGGGATCGACAAGTACCCGATCCACCCGTACGCCACCGAGATCACAAAGGGCACGGCGACCGTCGACGGTATGCTCGACGAATGGACCGGCAAGCCGCAGATCGCGTTCAGCGCCGAGGGCGTCACGATCGAAGTCTGGTCGCGCTGGAACAACACGAACACCTCGCCGGAACAAGAACCCGACGTCAACGACGCACTCTTCTATGCCGTGCGCGTGACGGGGCTGTGGACGAACCTGAGCTTCGTGGTCGACCTCAAGGCCGACGGATTCTACTCCGGCAACGACAATCTCTACGTCGAGATCGCCCCGAACGCGGACAACGGCCCGACGCTACGAAATGCCCGGATGCACATGTGCGATCTCGGCCGGTGGCCATGGTTCGATGACCAGCACGTGTACCTTCGCCCCGACGAGCTTCGCTTCGCTTCATCGGTCAAGGACGGTCAACAGGTCTTCGAGCTGGCTGTCCCGAGACGCGATATCCTGGGCTTGTACCTGAAGCGCGGTGAGGAGATCGGCCTGATGCTCTACATCGGCCTGCCCGGCAAAGGCCCGATCTCCGTCTTCGAGCCTTACCAGATCTTCGACAGCACGCTGGTGGAATAG
- the nagB gene encoding glucosamine-6-phosphate deaminase — protein sequence MLLYVVDDAEAMGRLAADLIEKEMSRTLALKEAFVLGLPTGNTPIPLYRELVRRHRDEGLDFSSVVTFNLDEYGGLGKDDADSLRTYMHEHLFDHINLKPENAHVPDGLAPDLDAEAEAYEASIDAAGGIDLLVLGIGLNGHVGFNEPGSSLGSLTRTRPLRGEAREIAAAVFGGADRAPGQVITMGCGTILKASKIMMLASGAKKAKIVREAFEGPITAMVPASVLQLHRLVTAVVTSDCARLLTIEPEPLR from the coding sequence ATGCTCTTGTACGTAGTCGATGATGCCGAAGCGATGGGACGGCTGGCGGCCGATCTCATTGAGAAGGAAATGTCGCGCACGCTCGCGCTCAAAGAGGCGTTCGTCCTCGGATTGCCAACGGGCAATACGCCGATCCCCTTGTACCGCGAGCTGGTCCGCCGCCACCGCGACGAAGGGCTCGACTTCAGCAGCGTGGTCACCTTCAATCTGGACGAGTACGGCGGTCTGGGCAAAGACGATGCGGACAGCCTCCGCACCTACATGCACGAGCATCTGTTTGATCACATCAACCTCAAGCCGGAGAACGCACATGTGCCCGACGGCCTCGCACCCGATCTCGACGCTGAGGCGGAGGCCTACGAGGCGTCCATCGATGCGGCCGGCGGCATCGACCTCCTTGTGCTTGGCATCGGCCTGAACGGCCACGTGGGGTTCAACGAGCCCGGCTCGTCGCTCGGCTCGCTCACGCGCACCAGGCCCCTGCGCGGCGAGGCACGCGAGATCGCCGCCGCCGTCTTCGGTGGCGCGGACCGGGCGCCGGGCCAGGTGATCACGATGGGGTGCGGCACCATCCTCAAGGCGAGCAAGATCATGATGCTCGCGAGCGGAGCGAAGAAGGCGAAGATCGTGCGGGAAGCCTTCGAGGGGCCCATCACGGCGATGGTGCCGGCCTCGGTCCTTCAGCTTCACCGCCTGGTCACTGCCGTTGTAACGAGCGACTGCGCGCGGTTGCTTACGATCGAGCCGGAGCCGTTGCGCTGA
- a CDS encoding 2-oxo acid dehydrogenase subunit E2 — protein sequence MATEIILPALGETMESAAILRWLVAEGDQVEKGQPLVEIETDKAVLEVESSTAGTVLRLIGRQGETYDVLEVIGYVGEPGEAVPEAAPKKPTRKREAKAAPPAPQAKRPAPRSEAVHAVHVPRADAEAAEAPRHRLSPRARKLAGEWLLDTTQLAGSGPGGRVVEADVQAAIDERGLGPQTFTPAARELARNTGATLDELLRLAGGATITVEVVERALKTRPQPLSPMRRIIAERMTQSARTIPSFAATMNVDMEAVARAREAHPGLDGKKPSYNDYVVAACAAALRAMPIVNARCIETPDGAFSVQMNDAVHIGVAVALDEGLVVPVIRDADKRSIEKIAIESRRLAERARAKALGPDEMGGGTFTITNMGMLGVESFAAIIYPEQGAILAVGAVEDAAVAHEGGISVRKRMRLTLSCDHRIIDGAVGARFLGLVRTTLETYGGSDPS from the coding sequence ATGGCGACTGAGATCATCCTTCCGGCGCTCGGCGAGACGATGGAGTCCGCCGCGATCCTGCGGTGGCTTGTTGCCGAGGGCGATCAGGTCGAAAAAGGGCAGCCGCTCGTCGAGATCGAGACCGATAAGGCCGTGCTCGAGGTCGAGAGCTCGACGGCGGGCACGGTGCTCAGGCTCATCGGCCGACAGGGCGAGACGTACGACGTCCTTGAGGTGATTGGCTACGTGGGCGAGCCCGGCGAGGCGGTTCCCGAGGCCGCACCGAAGAAGCCCACCAGGAAGCGCGAGGCAAAGGCGGCGCCTCCAGCGCCCCAGGCGAAGCGCCCCGCACCACGATCCGAAGCTGTCCATGCCGTACACGTGCCTCGCGCTGACGCGGAGGCCGCCGAGGCGCCGAGGCACCGGCTCTCGCCGCGGGCGCGCAAGCTGGCAGGGGAGTGGCTTCTCGACACGACGCAACTCGCGGGCAGCGGTCCGGGCGGGCGAGTCGTCGAGGCCGACGTCCAGGCGGCCATCGACGAGCGCGGGCTTGGTCCGCAGACGTTCACGCCGGCGGCGCGCGAGCTGGCGCGCAACACGGGAGCGACGCTTGACGAGCTGCTCCGGCTCGCCGGGGGCGCGACGATCACCGTTGAAGTCGTCGAGCGCGCGCTCAAGACGCGGCCGCAGCCGCTCAGCCCGATGCGCCGGATCATCGCCGAGCGCATGACGCAGAGCGCGCGGACGATCCCGTCGTTTGCCGCGACGATGAACGTTGACATGGAAGCGGTCGCCCGCGCGCGCGAGGCGCATCCCGGCCTCGACGGCAAGAAGCCGTCCTACAACGACTACGTCGTCGCTGCCTGTGCCGCGGCGCTTCGCGCGATGCCGATCGTTAACGCGCGCTGCATCGAGACGCCCGATGGGGCCTTCTCGGTGCAGATGAACGACGCGGTCCACATCGGGGTAGCCGTGGCGCTCGACGAGGGCCTCGTCGTGCCCGTCATCCGCGATGCCGACAAGCGCTCGATCGAGAAGATCGCGATCGAGTCGCGCCGCTTGGCCGAGCGGGCGCGTGCGAAGGCGCTCGGGCCGGACGAGATGGGCGGTGGCACGTTCACGATCACGAACATGGGGATGCTGGGCGTCGAGTCGTTTGCGGCCATCATCTATCCCGAACAGGGAGCGATCCTGGCTGTCGGCGCCGTCGAAGATGCTGCCGTTGCGCACGAGGGCGGCATCAGCGTACGCAAGCGTATGAGGCTCACACTGAGTTGCGACCATCGAATCATTGACGGGGCGGTCGGTGCACGATTCCTCGGGCTTGTGCGTACGACGCTTGAGACGTACGGCGGCTCGGACCCATCGTAG
- a CDS encoding alpha-ketoacid dehydrogenase subunit beta gives MPERYYWEAVRDALAEEMRRDPAVFVMGEDVAIYGGAYGATRGLYEEFGEERVRDTPISENTIAGAATGAAMMGMRPVAEIMYADFLTLAMDQLVNTAAKNRYMFGGRTKVPMVLRTEGGTGRGIAAQHSQSPEAWFNNVPGLYLVMPATPYDAKGLLKTCIRDENPILFIEHKMLYGTKGEVPDGEYTIPLGVADIKRPGEDVTIIAYSKVVLDSLEAARQLAAEGIDAEVIDLRTIKPLDMGAILKSVRKTGRVVCVSEGCRTNGVPSELIARIQEEAFDWLDAPVARVCGEDVPIPMSPPLEAAAVPSVERIVAAAMNLVE, from the coding sequence ATGCCTGAACGCTACTACTGGGAGGCCGTGCGCGACGCGCTCGCCGAGGAGATGCGGCGCGATCCGGCGGTCTTCGTAATGGGCGAGGATGTGGCCATCTACGGCGGCGCCTACGGGGCCACGCGCGGCCTCTATGAGGAGTTCGGCGAGGAGCGCGTGCGCGACACGCCGATCAGCGAGAACACGATTGCCGGCGCGGCCACCGGCGCGGCGATGATGGGCATGCGGCCCGTCGCTGAAATCATGTATGCCGACTTCCTCACACTTGCCATGGACCAGCTGGTCAACACGGCGGCCAAGAACCGCTACATGTTCGGCGGCCGGACGAAGGTGCCGATGGTGCTGCGCACCGAGGGCGGCACGGGCCGCGGCATCGCCGCGCAGCACTCGCAGTCGCCCGAGGCATGGTTCAACAACGTGCCGGGCCTGTACCTTGTCATGCCGGCGACGCCGTACGATGCGAAAGGGTTGCTCAAGACCTGCATTCGCGACGAGAATCCGATCCTGTTCATCGAGCACAAGATGCTCTACGGGACCAAGGGCGAGGTTCCCGACGGAGAATACACGATCCCGCTCGGTGTGGCCGACATCAAGCGCCCGGGTGAGGACGTGACGATCATCGCGTATTCGAAGGTCGTGCTCGATTCCCTCGAAGCGGCTCGGCAACTTGCGGCCGAAGGCATCGACGCCGAGGTGATCGACCTGCGCACGATCAAGCCGCTCGATATGGGTGCGATCCTCAAGTCGGTGCGCAAGACGGGACGCGTTGTCTGCGTTTCGGAAGGCTGCCGCACCAACGGCGTGCCGAGCGAGCTCATCGCGCGCATCCAGGAGGAGGCGTTCGACTGGCTCGATGCGCCGGTGGCGCGTGTGTGCGGCGAGGACGTGCCGATCCCGATGAGTCCCCCGCTCGAGGCGGCCGCCGTGCCGTCTGTCGAGAGAATTGTCGCCGCGGCGATGAACCTGGTGGAGTAG
- a CDS encoding pyruvate dehydrogenase (acetyl-transferring) E1 component subunit alpha, which translates to MLEIRGFEDKVYELLGRNVIKGASHLYAGQEAVAVGACSVLEPDDVITSTHRGHGHCIAKGGQLPQMMAELCGKSTGYSRGRGGSMHIADVAKGNLGATGIVGGNIPVATGAGLAIKMRGERRVVLCFFGDGACNNGVFHESLNMAGLWRLPVVYIIENNLYGMSVSTKRACAVSSIGDRASGYAMTGATVDGQDLLAVREAVAEAVERARRGEGPTLIEAQTYRYYGHSRSDPRKYRTREEEDHYRNEHDPIELFKRHLVEKKIASPDEIATLEKGVADAVEAATEYALNSPYPDASELYDFLYVE; encoded by the coding sequence GGGCCAGGAGGCCGTGGCTGTCGGGGCCTGCTCGGTGCTTGAGCCGGATGACGTGATCACGTCGACGCACCGTGGGCACGGCCACTGCATCGCCAAGGGGGGGCAGTTGCCGCAGATGATGGCCGAGCTGTGCGGCAAGTCCACGGGCTATTCTCGCGGGCGCGGCGGCTCGATGCACATCGCCGATGTGGCCAAGGGCAATCTGGGCGCCACCGGCATCGTGGGCGGCAACATCCCCGTGGCCACCGGCGCGGGTCTGGCGATCAAGATGCGCGGCGAGCGGCGCGTCGTGCTCTGCTTTTTCGGCGACGGCGCCTGCAACAACGGCGTGTTCCACGAGTCGCTCAACATGGCCGGCCTGTGGAGGCTGCCCGTGGTCTACATCATCGAGAACAATCTGTACGGGATGAGCGTCTCGACCAAGCGCGCCTGCGCTGTCTCGTCCATTGGTGACCGGGCGAGCGGCTACGCCATGACCGGTGCGACCGTCGACGGCCAGGATCTGCTTGCCGTGCGCGAGGCCGTGGCCGAGGCTGTCGAGCGCGCCCGCCGCGGCGAGGGCCCGACGCTCATCGAGGCCCAGACCTACCGCTACTACGGCCACTCGCGCAGCGATCCGCGCAAGTACCGCACGCGCGAGGAAGAAGACCACTACCGCAACGAGCACGACCCGATCGAGCTGTTCAAGCGCCACCTCGTCGAGAAGAAGATCGCCTCGCCCGACGAGATCGCGACGCTCGAGAAGGGTGTGGCTGACGCCGTCGAGGCGGCGACCGAGTATGCGCTCAACAGCCCGTACCCCGACGCGTCCGAGCTGTACGATTTTCTCTACGTGGAGTAA